In Caproiciproducens sp. NJN-50, the following are encoded in one genomic region:
- a CDS encoding RrF2 family transcriptional regulator, with amino-acid sequence MRISTKGRYGLASLILMAQKYLSRENVTVIFISEQLGISKIYLEQVFSLLKRDNIVISVKGSRGGYRLLKTPDAISVYEVLSALEPSLFEITESSVEDKAPEVERTMQKKVFDVINSALITALKKITLYDLARDAEKRPAGYMYYI; translated from the coding sequence ATGAGGATTTCTACAAAAGGACGATATGGGCTCGCATCCCTGATCCTTATGGCACAGAAATATTTAAGCCGGGAAAACGTTACCGTCATTTTTATTTCCGAACAGCTCGGCATCTCAAAGATTTACCTGGAACAGGTCTTTTCCCTGTTGAAACGGGATAACATTGTCATTTCCGTAAAAGGCTCGCGCGGTGGTTATCGGCTTCTGAAAACACCGGACGCGATCTCCGTTTATGAGGTCTTATCCGCTTTGGAGCCATCCCTCTTTGAAATTACGGAGAGTTCGGTAGAGGATAAAGCGCCCGAGGTGGAACGGACCATGCAGAAAAAGGTCTTTGACGTTATCAATTCCGCCTTAATCACCGCTCTGAAAAAGATCACATTATATGATCTCGCGCGCGATGCGGAAAAGCGGCCTGCCGGATATATGTACTACATTTAA
- a CDS encoding O-acetylhomoserine aminocarboxypropyltransferase/cysteine synthase family protein, whose product MSERKFGFDTLQVQAGQKPDPATGARAVPIYQTTSYVFKDTAEAEGRFGLTIPGNIYSRLTNPTTDVFEQRIAALEGGSAGLGVASGAAAVTYAILNIAGAGDEIVSASTLYGGTYNLFAHTLPKYGVKTVFVDPEDVSNFEKAITPRTKALYYETLGNPGINVIDFDAVGEIAKKHGIPVIVDNTFATPYLFRPFEHGANVVVHSATKFIGGHGSSIGGVIVDGGNFDWTGGKFPGFTEPDKSYHGIRYADLGAAAFVTKIRAQLLRDTGATLSAFNSWLFIQSLESLSLRVAKHVSNTEKVAEYLDSNPKVREVNYPGLKSNRYYGLAKKYFPRGAGSIFTFSLKGNVDEAKKFIDSLQIFSQLANVADAKSLVIHPSTTTHQQLTLEEQRAAGFGPETIRLSIGVEDPDDLIWDIGQALDQAIPD is encoded by the coding sequence ATGAGCGAGAGAAAATTTGGATTTGACACTCTTCAGGTACAGGCGGGGCAGAAGCCGGACCCGGCGACGGGCGCGCGCGCCGTCCCGATTTATCAGACCACATCTTATGTATTCAAGGACACCGCCGAGGCGGAAGGACGCTTCGGGCTGACGATTCCCGGCAACATCTACTCCCGCCTCACGAATCCGACGACGGACGTTTTTGAACAGCGCATCGCGGCGCTGGAAGGCGGTTCCGCGGGGCTGGGCGTCGCGTCCGGCGCGGCGGCGGTCACTTACGCCATCCTGAATATTGCCGGCGCGGGAGACGAGATCGTATCCGCCAGCACGCTGTACGGCGGCACCTACAATCTGTTCGCGCATACGCTGCCGAAATACGGCGTCAAAACAGTTTTTGTCGATCCGGAGGACGTGAGCAACTTTGAAAAGGCAATTACCCCCAGGACGAAAGCGCTCTATTACGAAACGCTCGGCAATCCGGGCATCAACGTGATCGATTTCGATGCGGTCGGTGAAATCGCGAAGAAGCACGGGATCCCGGTCATTGTGGACAACACGTTCGCGACCCCATACCTGTTCCGCCCGTTTGAGCACGGCGCGAACGTGGTCGTCCATTCCGCGACGAAGTTCATCGGCGGCCATGGTTCTTCCATCGGCGGCGTGATCGTGGACGGCGGCAACTTCGACTGGACCGGCGGAAAATTTCCGGGATTCACCGAGCCGGACAAAAGCTACCACGGGATCAGATACGCGGATCTCGGCGCGGCGGCCTTCGTGACAAAAATCCGCGCGCAGCTTCTGCGCGACACCGGCGCGACGCTTTCCGCATTCAATTCGTGGCTGTTCATCCAGAGCCTGGAGTCTCTGTCGCTCCGCGTGGCAAAGCATGTTTCCAACACGGAAAAAGTTGCGGAGTATCTCGACAGCAATCCGAAGGTCAGGGAAGTCAACTATCCGGGCCTGAAATCGAACAGATACTATGGCCTCGCAAAGAAATATTTCCCGAGGGGCGCGGGCTCCATCTTTACATTCTCGCTGAAAGGGAACGTCGATGAAGCAAAGAAGTTCATCGACAGCCTGCAGATTTTCTCTCAGCTTGCCAATGTTGCGGACGCGAAATCGCTGGTTATCCATCCGTCTACCACAACCCACCAGCAATTGACGCTGGAAGAGCAGCGCGCGGCGGGCTTCGGGCCGGAAACCATCCGCCTTTCCATCGGGGTGGAAGATCCGGACGATCTGATCTGGGATATCGGCCAGGCGCTTGATCAGGCGATTCCGGATTAA
- the metE gene encoding 5-methyltetrahydropteroyltriglutamate--homocysteine S-methyltransferase, with amino-acid sequence MRTSVIGFPRIGSLRELKFASESYFKGEKDPEELLSAGKALREKHWRLQKASGLDSIPSNDFSFYDGMLDTAVLLNAVPKRYRELGLGGLDEYFAMARGYQGSNGDVRALAMKKWFNTNYHYLVPEIEDDTAISLAGTKVFEEFSEAMALGILTKPVVIGPFTFLKLAKFTGRKRAADFTGGIVRAYSSLIEKLAASGAEWIQFDEPSLAMDQTSEDVSLFSGLYAGILEAKGKAKILLQTYFGDIRDCYGEAAALDFDGIGLDFIEGKESLRLIRENGFPDHKTLFAGLVNGKNIWRNNYAKTLSAIGELKGHADHIVLGTSCSLLHVPFTVENETQLDNTYKRHLAFAVEKLRELADLKKLASCDLPLETDEYAVNEALFKKVRQGADKTVRARINSLSERDFTRLPVFAEREKIQNEFFHLPLLPTTTIGSFPQTADVRANRSAFKKGRISEKQYMDFNKQKIKDCIELQEKIGLDVLVHGEFERNDMVEYFGDHLNGFLFTEKAWVQSYGTRCVKPPIVWGDVSRRHPITVEYSKYAQSLTDQYVKGMLTGPVTILNWSFPREDISLKECAFQIALAIRDEVLDLEANGIKMIQIDEAALREKLPLRKADWHSGYLDWAIPAFRLVHSGVKPETQIHTHMCYSEFGDIIKDIDNMDADVITFEASRSDLAIIDALNECGFKTEVGPGVYDIHSPRVPAVSEIRNTLHKMLGKIPKEKLWVNPDCGLKTRGYRETVSSLEHLVQAAKEARGEL; translated from the coding sequence ATGAGAACATCCGTGATAGGATTTCCGAGGATCGGCTCTCTTCGGGAACTGAAATTTGCATCGGAAAGCTATTTTAAGGGAGAAAAAGATCCGGAGGAATTATTGTCGGCAGGGAAAGCGCTTCGCGAGAAGCATTGGCGCTTACAGAAAGCCAGCGGCCTTGATTCCATTCCGTCCAACGACTTCTCTTTTTACGACGGGATGCTCGATACGGCCGTTTTGCTGAACGCGGTCCCGAAAAGATACCGGGAGCTGGGGCTTGGCGGCCTCGACGAATATTTCGCAATGGCGAGAGGCTACCAGGGCTCAAACGGAGACGTCAGAGCGCTGGCTATGAAAAAGTGGTTCAACACCAACTATCACTATCTGGTGCCGGAAATAGAGGATGACACGGCAATCAGCCTCGCGGGCACAAAGGTGTTTGAAGAGTTTTCAGAAGCGATGGCCCTTGGCATTTTAACAAAGCCTGTCGTTATCGGTCCGTTCACCTTTTTGAAGCTTGCCAAATTTACGGGCAGGAAAAGGGCCGCTGATTTTACCGGCGGCATTGTAAGGGCTTATTCCTCGCTGATCGAAAAGCTCGCGGCGTCAGGCGCGGAGTGGATCCAATTCGACGAACCGTCGCTGGCGATGGATCAAACTTCGGAAGACGTCTCCCTTTTCAGCGGACTGTACGCGGGAATTCTGGAGGCGAAGGGGAAGGCAAAAATTTTGCTGCAGACCTACTTTGGGGACATCCGGGACTGCTACGGGGAAGCGGCCGCGCTTGATTTCGACGGAATCGGCCTGGACTTTATCGAGGGAAAGGAAAGCCTCCGGCTGATCCGGGAGAACGGTTTTCCGGATCATAAGACCTTATTTGCGGGCCTTGTGAACGGGAAGAACATCTGGCGGAACAACTACGCAAAGACGTTGTCGGCAATCGGTGAATTGAAAGGGCACGCGGACCATATCGTCCTCGGGACGTCCTGCTCTCTGCTCCATGTCCCGTTTACCGTCGAAAATGAAACACAGCTTGACAATACATACAAAAGGCACCTGGCTTTTGCCGTGGAAAAGCTGCGGGAACTCGCCGACCTGAAAAAGCTGGCTTCCTGCGACCTGCCGTTGGAGACGGATGAATATGCCGTCAATGAGGCTCTGTTTAAAAAAGTGCGGCAGGGCGCGGACAAAACCGTGAGGGCAAGAATCAACTCCCTTTCTGAGCGGGATTTCACGAGGCTTCCCGTTTTTGCGGAACGTGAAAAGATTCAGAACGAGTTTTTTCATCTGCCGCTTCTTCCGACAACCACGATCGGTTCCTTCCCGCAGACCGCCGACGTCCGCGCAAACCGCTCCGCTTTCAAGAAAGGGCGGATTTCCGAAAAGCAGTATATGGATTTCAACAAACAGAAGATCAAAGACTGCATCGAGCTCCAGGAAAAAATCGGGCTGGACGTTCTTGTTCACGGCGAATTCGAGCGAAACGACATGGTTGAATATTTCGGCGATCACTTGAACGGATTTCTCTTCACCGAAAAAGCGTGGGTCCAGTCCTATGGCACGCGCTGCGTAAAGCCGCCAATCGTATGGGGAGACGTCTCACGCCGGCATCCGATCACGGTGGAATATTCAAAATATGCGCAGAGCCTGACGGATCAGTACGTCAAGGGCATGCTGACAGGGCCGGTGACCATACTGAACTGGTCTTTTCCAAGAGAAGATATTTCATTAAAGGAATGTGCGTTTCAAATCGCGCTCGCCATCCGGGATGAGGTTCTCGATCTGGAGGCGAACGGGATCAAGATGATTCAAATCGACGAAGCCGCCCTGCGGGAAAAGCTGCCGCTGAGAAAGGCCGATTGGCACAGCGGGTATCTCGACTGGGCGATTCCCGCGTTCCGGCTCGTCCACAGCGGCGTGAAACCGGAAACACAAATCCACACGCACATGTGCTACAGCGAATTCGGCGATATCATAAAAGACATTGACAATATGGACGCGGACGTGATCACGTTTGAAGCCTCGCGCTCCGATCTGGCTATCATCGACGCCCTGAACGAATGCGGCTTTAAAACCGAAGTGGGGCCGGGCGTCTACGACATCCATTCCCCGAGAGTGCCGGCGGTTTCGGAAATTAGAAACACGCTTCATAAAATGCTGGGGAAAATTCCGAAGGAAAAGCTTTGGGTCAATCCGGACTGCGGCCTGAAAACGCGGGGATATCGTGAGACCGTATCAAGCCTTGAGCACCTTGTTCAGGCCGCCAAAGAGGCAAGAGGTGAACTGTAA